The DNA window CCGCCGGCGAGATGCAGAAGCGCCACGGCTTCGAGGTTCGCCATGTGCAGGTCACCGACACGGCCAACGTTGTGCAGACGGTGCTTGCCGAAAAGACGGCCGGAAAGACGAGCGGCGGTTCGGTCGACCTTGTCTGGATCAACGGCGAGAATTTCGCCGCGATGAAGCGCGAGGGCCTGCTGCAGGCCAGGGGCTGGGCCACGAAGCTGCCAGATTACGCCTACGTCGATACGAAGGGCAAGCCGACGACGACCGTTGACTTCACCATCCCGACCGATGGTCTCGAAGCGCCCTGGGGCATGGCTCAGCTCGTCTTCTTCTATGATTCCGCCATGACCGCCCAGCCGCCGAAGAGCGCCTCGGCCTATCTGGAGTATGCCCAGGTGCATCCCGGCCGGCTTGCCTATCCCCAGCCGCCGGATTTCATGGGCTCGACCTTCCTGAAACAGATCCTGATCGAGACGATCGCCGATCCGGCCCTTCTGCAAAAACCGTTGCAGGAGGCGGACTTCGACACGGCCACCGCGCCTCTGTTTGCCTATCTCGACGAGTTGACGCCCAACCTCTGGCGCTCCGGCAAGGCCTACCCGCAGAATGTCACGGCGCTGATGCAGCTTCTGTCCGATGACGAGATCGACATCGCCTTCGCCTTCAATCCGTCGGCTGCCTCCAACGATGTGGAAACCGGAGCGCTGCCCGACACGGTACGTGGCTACGTCTTCGACGGCGGCACCATCGGCAACACCCATTTCGTGGCGATCCCCTTCAACGCCTCCGCTCCCGCAGGCGCCATGGTCTTCGCCGACTTCCTGATGTCGCCGGAGGCGCAGGCAAGGAAGGCCGATGCGGCGGTCTGGGGCGATCCGACCGTCCTCGATGTCGCGAACCTTCCCCCGGATCAGAAGAAATACTTCGCCAATGTGACGCGCGGTGTTGCGACCCCCTCGCCGGAAGAACTCGGCAGGGTGCTTCCCGAGCCGCACCCGAGCTGGATGGAGGCGATCGAGCGCGCCTGGACCGCACGCTATGGCGCCACCTGATCCGGCCACGGAGTCTGACATCCAGGGGGCGTGGTTGGGGCCAGGAGCGGCGCGCCGGCGCGCCGGTTGGCTCGCCGTCTTTCCTGTCGCCATCGTTGTGCTTCTGGTCGGTCCGGTGATTGCCGGGCTGCTCGGATCGGGGCTCCCGGCCTTCGGCATCCTGCCGGCACTCGGGCATGCGCAACTCTCGCTCGACCCATGGCGCGAGCTTCTGGCAACACCCGGCATCGGCACGTCGGTCCTGCTCTCGCTTGGGACGGGTCTTGCCTCGACCGCCATCGCCTTCCTGGCCGTCGTCCTCTTCATGGCGGCCTCTTCCGGAACGCGCCTGTTCCGGACCGCAGCGCTTCTGATTTCGCCGCTGCTGTCGTTGCCGCATGCGGCGGCGGCGGTCGGCTTTGCTTTCCTCGTCGCGCCCTCCGGCTGGCTGATGCGACTGGTCTCGCCCTGGGCGACAGGTTTCACGCGGCCGCCGGATCTTCTGATCGTCCATGACCCCATGGGGCTGACCCTGACCCTCGGCCTCGCCTTCAAGGAGATCCCGTTCCTGTGGCTGGTGGCCCTTGCCGCCCTGCCGCGGACGGATGCGGACCGTTCGCGCCGGCTTGCTGCAAGCCTCGGCTACGGCCCGGTCACCGGGTTCCTCGTCACCGTCATGCCCCGGCTCTATCCACAGATCCGCCTCGCGGTCTATGCCGTCATTGCCTTTGCGACATCCAACGTCGATGTCGCGATGATCCTGGGCCCGACCACGCCGCCGCCGCTCGGACCGCAACTGCTGCGTCTTGCCTCCGATCCGGGCCTTCTGACGCGCTTGCCGGCCTCGGCCGCCGCCCTGACCCAGCTTGCCGTCTCGCTGGGCGCGATCGCCCTGTGGCGCGGACTGGAAGTCCTTGCCGTCAGGGCCATCAGCTTTGTTGCCATCCGTGGCCGGCGACGCAACGGCGACGCTCTCGCCGCCGGGCTCGGACTGATCGCCATGGTCGCGGCGCTTGCCGCCATGATCGGCGGCGTTGCCGCGCTCGTCCTCTGGTCGCTCGCCGATCACTGGCGCTTTCCGGACGCCCTGCCGCACCGTCTGGCCCCCGGGCGGTGGCTGATGAGACTTCCGGATTTGGCCGAGCCGGCCCTCAACACGGTCCTCGTGGCAGGCGGTGCCGTGGCGCTCGCCGTGCTCCTCGTCGTCGGG is part of the Hartmannibacter diazotrophicus genome and encodes:
- a CDS encoding ABC transporter permease, which translates into the protein MGPGAARRRAGWLAVFPVAIVVLLVGPVIAGLLGSGLPAFGILPALGHAQLSLDPWRELLATPGIGTSVLLSLGTGLASTAIAFLAVVLFMAASSGTRLFRTAALLISPLLSLPHAAAAVGFAFLVAPSGWLMRLVSPWATGFTRPPDLLIVHDPMGLTLTLGLAFKEIPFLWLVALAALPRTDADRSRRLAASLGYGPVTGFLVTVMPRLYPQIRLAVYAVIAFATSNVDVAMILGPTTPPPLGPQLLRLASDPGLLTRLPASAAALTQLAVSLGAIALWRGLEVLAVRAISFVAIRGRRRNGDALAAGLGLIAMVAALAAMIGGVAALVLWSLADHWRFPDALPHRLAPGRWLMRLPDLAEPALNTVLVAGGAVALAVLLVVGTLEAETRRATLARRDDGRRRAYLFVYLPLLVPQVTFLFGLQVFFLAGGVTPDLVAVIAVHLVFVLPYVMLSLSDPWRALDPRYAQVATSLGASSARVFWQVRLPMLLRPVLVAAAVGFAVSIGLYLPTILIGAGRVETVTTQAVALSAGGDRRLLAIVALSQTLLPFLGFALAALVPALAFGGRLRQRAL
- a CDS encoding ABC transporter substrate-binding protein, yielding MTITRRGMLIGTAGLGMAGLAPGWAFAADPSNWEGLLAEAKGKTVYFHAWGGGEQINAYIGWAAGEMQKRHGFEVRHVQVTDTANVVQTVLAEKTAGKTSGGSVDLVWINGENFAAMKREGLLQARGWATKLPDYAYVDTKGKPTTTVDFTIPTDGLEAPWGMAQLVFFYDSAMTAQPPKSASAYLEYAQVHPGRLAYPQPPDFMGSTFLKQILIETIADPALLQKPLQEADFDTATAPLFAYLDELTPNLWRSGKAYPQNVTALMQLLSDDEIDIAFAFNPSAASNDVETGALPDTVRGYVFDGGTIGNTHFVAIPFNASAPAGAMVFADFLMSPEAQARKADAAVWGDPTVLDVANLPPDQKKYFANVTRGVATPSPEELGRVLPEPHPSWMEAIERAWTARYGAT